The window GAGATGGTACGCGTGCAGATCGACGCGCGCGTGGGCGGACGCTACTCCATCGTGGAGCGGCGCGGCGGCGAGGAGGTGGAGCACGCGGGCGAGTACCTGGAGATGGATCGGCCGCGGCGGCTCGCCTTTACCTTTTCCGTCCCGGCGTACTCATCCGCCGCCGACCGCGTCACCGTCGACATCGCGCCGCTGGAGCACGGGTGCGAACTGACGCTGACGCACGAGATGGGCGCCGGCATGGCCGAAATCACCGGCAAGGCCAGGGACGGGTGGATGGGCGTTCTGCGCGGGCTGGAGGCGTCGCTGGACTGATCCACGCGCGGCATCCTCCGCGCGGTTCCCATCACGCGCGGAGCAGGCCGGCGTCCGCGACCGAGACCGCGACCAGGACGGCGGCGGTCCACCGCAGCGCATTCCACCGCGCGTCGCGCGCCGCCCATTGCAGCGCGAACACCGCGCCCATGACGGGAAGTGCGTGCCCGGCCGCCGAACAGAGCGCCATCAGCACCCAGCATGAGACCACGCAGTGGCGGCCGGTCATGACGCCGTAGCGGATGCAGTCCGCGTCGGCGCGCCAGCCGCGCGGGGCGAGCGGAGCCGTCGCATGGCACCGCCGAGCCCGCGTTCTGCGCATCGGCGATGCTTCCCACGC of the Longimicrobium terrae genome contains:
- a CDS encoding SRPBCC family protein translates to MVQVRHRFTASAERVFDAWLNPATAGRWLFATPAGEMVRVQIDARVGGRYSIVERRGGEEVEHAGEYLEMDRPRRLAFTFSVPAYSSAADRVTVDIAPLEHGCELTLTHEMGAGMAEITGKARDGWMGVLRGLEASLD